From the genome of Gemmatimonadota bacterium:
CGGCAACAGGACATACGACACGATGATGCGTCCGACGATGTAGCCGAACACCACCTGCAGGAACGAGAAGTCGCCGAGGTACGCGAGACCGGGGATCGAGATGAAGGTGAGAGCGCTCGTCTCGGTGGCCACGACCGAGAAGAGGATCGCCCACCAGGGGATCGCCTGGGACGCGACGAAGTAGTCACGGGCGCTCTTTTGCCCGCGGCCGAGCCAGACGCCTAACGCCGTGGTCCCGCCCATGTAGGCGACCAGCACGACGATGTCGAGGACGGTGAAGCTTCCCATTATGCCGCCCCCTTACACGACGACATACGCCTCCATGGCGAAGTACTCAGCCAGCCCGAGCCGGTCGAGCAGTGCGGCAGTGTCCTTGTTCCGGGCCTCGACGCGCTGCCAGAATTCGCGGTCGTCCTGGCCGGGGAAGGGGGCCGAGTCCTTCTGCGACTGGTGCTTGAAGATCGCCTGGATCTTGAGGCGCAGTTCGTCCTGCGAGATCGGGACGAGCCAGGTCGCATCGGTGATCGGCCACTCCTGCCACGCGCCGCGGTAGAGCCATACCTCGGGAGTCGGCTTCCCCTCGGCGCGCAGCGCGTCGAGCGCCCCCTCGATCGCTTCCTTGCACATCCGGTGCGTGCCATGCGGGTCGGAGAGGTCGCCTGCCACGAAGATGATCTCCGGGCGCGTCTCTTCGATCGCTGCCTTCACGATCGCCACGTCGGCCGGGCCGATCGGGTCCTTGCGCACCTTCCCGGTCTGATAGAAGGGCAGGTTGAGGAAGCGCGCCGCACTGCTCTGCATCCCAAGCGTCTCGATCCCCGAGATCGCCTCCGACTCGCGAATGATGCGCTTGATGTCCTGCACCTCGGGCGTATCGACGTCGCCCGGGTGCTTGGCGTCGAGAAAGCCGTACACTCGGTCGCGCATCGCCCCGATCGCCGCCACGTCGAGCTGGCGGTCGTGGGCGAGGCGCACGAGGAAGTCGACGTAGCGCCGGACGTCATGGTCGAAGACGGCGATGTTGCCGCTCGTCATGTAGGCGACCGTGATGGCGTTGTCGTTGAGGACCAGCTTGCGCAGGATCCCGCCCATCGAGATCACGTCGTCGTCGGGATGCGGCGAGAAGCAGAGGATGCGCGTCTCTTCCGGCAGCTTCGACCGCCCCTTGATCTTCGCGCCTAACGCGTTGAAGACGTGCCCGTTCACCTCGCCGGCGCTCCCGAACTTGGCCACCAGCGAGGAGAGGTGGTGCTCGGCATAGTCGCGCTGCGTCAGCTTGAGGATCGCCTTGCCCTCCTTGAGCGACAGCCAGACCACCGCGCGGATCGTGAGCCCCTCGGTCCAGGTGACCTCGTCCAGCAGCCACGGCGTGGCGATGCGCGTGAGGTCGGCGGCCGCGGCGCGGTCGATGTAGAAGCGGGTGGCCGGGTGACGCTGCAGGAACGTCGCCGCCACGTCGACGGCGATGTCGCCTTCCACGGCGCGGCGCACGATCGCCGACTTGTGCTCACCGGTCGCCAGGATCGCGATCTCGCGCGCGTCGAGGATGGAGGCCACGCCCATCGTCAGCGCTTCGCGCGGGACGTTGTCCTCGCCGAAGAAATCGGCCGCCGCGTCGCGCCGCGTGATCATGTCGAGCGTCACCAGGCGGGTGCGGCTCTCGGCGCCCGACCCGGGCTCGTTGAAGCCGATGTGCCCCGTCTTGCCGATGCCGAGGATCTGGAAGTCGATCCCCCCGGCGTCACGGATCGCCACCTCGTAGTCGCGGACGTGCGCCTCGACCGCCGCCCGCGGGATGTCGCCGCGCGGGATGTGCACGTTCTCGGCCTCGATGTCGATCTGCGAGAACAGGTTCTCCCACATGTACCGGTGGTAGGAGTGCACGTTGTCCGGCGCCATCGGGTAGTACTCATCCAGGTTGAACGTCACCACGTGGCGGAAGGAGAGCCCTTCCTCGCGGTGCAACCGGATCAGTTCGCGGTAGACGCCGATCGGCGTGGAGCCGGTCGCGAGGCCGAGGACGCACCGTTGCCCCGAGGCCGCGCGGTCGCGGACGAGCGTGGCGATGCGCGCCGCCACGAGCCGGGCGATGTCCTCGTGCTCGTCGACGACGAT
Proteins encoded in this window:
- the nagB gene encoding glucosamine-6-phosphate deaminase translates to MTLPAPGVTTTPGAAAHDEARDPLSTNRGLSHSPAGDAHSRERIPTIVVDEHEDIARLVAARIATLVRDRAASGQRCVLGLATGSTPIGVYRELIRLHREEGLSFRHVVTFNLDEYYPMAPDNVHSYHRYMWENLFSQIDIEAENVHIPRGDIPRAAVEAHVRDYEVAIRDAGGIDFQILGIGKTGHIGFNEPGSGAESRTRLVTLDMITRRDAAADFFGEDNVPREALTMGVASILDAREIAILATGEHKSAIVRRAVEGDIAVDVAATFLQRHPATRFYIDRAAAADLTRIATPWLLDEVTWTEGLTIRAVVWLSLKEGKAILKLTQRDYAEHHLSSLVAKFGSAGEVNGHVFNALGAKIKGRSKLPEETRILCFSPHPDDDVISMGGILRKLVLNDNAITVAYMTSGNIAVFDHDVRRYVDFLVRLAHDRQLDVAAIGAMRDRVYGFLDAKHPGDVDTPEVQDIKRIIRESEAISGIETLGMQSSAARFLNLPFYQTGKVRKDPIGPADVAIVKAAIEETRPEIIFVAGDLSDPHGTHRMCKEAIEGALDALRAEGKPTPEVWLYRGAWQEWPITDATWLVPISQDELRLKIQAIFKHQSQKDSAPFPGQDDREFWQRVEARNKDTAALLDRLGLAEYFAMEAYVVV